A region of Faecalibacterium taiwanense DNA encodes the following proteins:
- a CDS encoding aldo/keto reductase, whose amino-acid sequence MEHRNWNKNNIRTSLLGYGCMRFPTKADGTIDEERAEALLNTAKAAGVNYFDTAYPYHNGQSEPFVGRVIAKWDRSSFYLATKMPLWKCKSLDDAKRIFEEQLQRLGVDYIDFYLLHSLHKARYEKAKAMGLVDWLWQQKAAGRIRNFGFSCHDNSAGFEYILRDQPWDFCQLQYNYLDRDDRAEEISGDRGYQLTEECGVPLIIMEPIKGGTLASLPADAAAPLHALRPDATDASWALRWVGSHKNVHVILSGMSAEDQLTDNLATFNHFEPLSPAENAAVESVANELHRRIKIGCTGCRYCMPCPMGVDIPDNFSIWNKLGMFGQKDAIKAQWTTCFPDSEKALHCVRCGKCEAVCPQKLPIRDSLAQLQKELDAL is encoded by the coding sequence ATGGAACACCGCAACTGGAACAAAAACAACATCCGCACTTCCCTTTTGGGTTACGGCTGTATGCGTTTTCCCACCAAAGCCGACGGCACCATTGACGAAGAGCGCGCCGAAGCTTTGCTGAACACCGCTAAGGCCGCCGGTGTCAACTACTTCGATACCGCCTATCCCTATCACAACGGCCAGAGTGAGCCGTTTGTGGGCCGCGTGATCGCCAAATGGGACCGCAGCAGCTTTTATCTTGCCACCAAAATGCCGCTGTGGAAATGCAAAAGCCTGGACGATGCCAAGCGCATTTTTGAAGAGCAACTGCAGCGGCTGGGCGTGGACTACATCGACTTCTACCTGCTGCACTCCCTGCACAAGGCCCGGTACGAAAAGGCAAAAGCCATGGGCCTTGTGGACTGGCTGTGGCAGCAGAAGGCCGCAGGACGCATCCGGAACTTTGGGTTTTCCTGCCATGACAACTCTGCCGGATTTGAGTATATTCTGCGCGACCAACCGTGGGATTTCTGCCAGCTGCAATACAATTATCTGGACCGGGACGACCGTGCCGAGGAGATCAGCGGTGACCGGGGCTATCAGCTGACCGAAGAATGCGGCGTGCCGCTTATCATCATGGAGCCCATCAAGGGCGGCACTCTGGCATCCCTGCCTGCAGACGCCGCCGCACCGCTGCACGCCCTGCGTCCGGATGCCACCGATGCCTCCTGGGCGCTGCGCTGGGTGGGCAGCCACAAAAACGTGCATGTGATCCTCTCCGGCATGAGTGCTGAGGATCAGCTGACCGACAACCTTGCCACCTTTAACCATTTTGAACCGCTTTCCCCCGCCGAGAATGCCGCTGTGGAAAGCGTAGCCAACGAGCTGCACCGCCGCATCAAGATTGGCTGCACCGGCTGCCGGTACTGTATGCCCTGCCCCATGGGGGTGGACATCCCGGACAATTTCAGCATCTGGAACAAGCTGGGCATGTTCGGCCAGAAAGATGCCATCAAGGCCCAGTGGACCACCTGCTTCCCGGACAGCGAAAAGGCCCTGCACTGTGTGCGCTGTGGTAAGTGCGAAGCCGTCTGCCCGCAGAAGCTGCCCATCCGTGATTCTCTGGCACAACTGCAAAAGGAGCTGGACGCACTGTAA
- the rplA gene encoding 50S ribosomal protein L1: protein MKHGKHYVDAAKLVDSTKAYDVNEALELACKTASAKFDETVELHVRLGVDGRHADQQVRGAVVLPNGTGKTVRVCAIAKGPAAAAAEAAGADIVGDDELIAKIAGGFMDFDVVVTTPDMMGRVGRLGKVLGPRGLMPNPKAGTVAPDLGKAVSEAKAGKIEYRLDKQNIIHVPVGKASFGAEKLYTNLDTVMEAIAKAKPAAAKGTYFKSATIATTMGPGIRLNTLKYGV from the coding sequence ATGAAACATGGCAAGCACTATGTCGACGCTGCAAAGCTGGTCGATTCTACTAAGGCATATGATGTGAACGAGGCTCTGGAGCTGGCTTGCAAGACCGCTTCTGCCAAGTTCGACGAGACCGTTGAGCTGCACGTCCGTCTGGGCGTTGACGGCCGTCACGCTGACCAGCAGGTCCGCGGCGCTGTCGTTCTGCCCAACGGCACCGGCAAGACCGTCCGCGTCTGCGCAATCGCCAAGGGTCCCGCAGCTGCCGCTGCTGAGGCTGCTGGCGCTGATATCGTCGGTGATGACGAGCTGATCGCAAAGATCGCCGGCGGCTTCATGGATTTCGACGTTGTCGTGACCACTCCCGATATGATGGGCCGCGTTGGCCGTCTTGGTAAGGTCCTGGGCCCCCGCGGCCTGATGCCGAACCCCAAGGCCGGCACCGTTGCTCCCGACCTGGGCAAGGCTGTTTCCGAGGCCAAGGCTGGTAAGATCGAGTACCGTCTGGACAAGCAGAACATCATCCATGTGCCCGTGGGCAAGGCTTCTTTCGGTGCAGAGAAGCTGTACACCAACCTGGACACTGTGATGGAGGCTATTGCCAAGGCAAAGCCCGCTGCAGCAAAGGGTACCTACTTCAAGAGCGCTACCATCGCCACCACCATGGGCCCTGGCATCCGTCTGAACACCCTGAAGTACGGTGTCTGA
- a CDS encoding TetR/AcrR family transcriptional regulator, with the protein MGFLDIRIEKTERAIKQAFMELRAQKPLEKIKVKELCDLACINKSTFYAHYQDIYALANAMEDEMVEVVVESLPQLTARDVSERTEWLTREMFRAFTRNQTEIGILFSGSRQGLFINRVEAAMSKCISESDPSFDADVVRKIVLSFCVQGCYYTFTSYCGQMDEKRLVALLASIARAAQKSGCNTTI; encoded by the coding sequence GTGGGTTTTCTGGATATTCGCATTGAAAAAACGGAGCGTGCCATCAAGCAGGCATTCATGGAGCTGCGGGCGCAGAAACCGCTGGAAAAGATCAAGGTCAAGGAACTGTGCGATCTGGCCTGCATCAATAAGTCCACCTTTTATGCGCATTATCAGGATATCTATGCGCTGGCCAACGCCATGGAGGACGAAATGGTGGAGGTGGTGGTGGAAAGCCTGCCGCAGTTGACCGCCCGTGATGTAAGCGAGCGCACCGAGTGGCTGACCCGGGAAATGTTCCGGGCGTTTACCCGGAATCAGACCGAGATCGGCATTCTGTTTTCCGGCTCCCGTCAGGGACTGTTCATCAACCGCGTGGAAGCTGCAATGAGCAAATGCATCTCGGAGAGCGACCCCTCGTTTGATGCCGATGTGGTGCGTAAGATCGTGCTTTCCTTCTGCGTGCAGGGCTGCTACTACACCTTCACCAGCTACTGCGGCCAGATGGACGAAAAGCGGCTGGTGGCTCTGCTTGCGTCCATTGCCCGGGCGGCGCAAAAATCAGGATGTAACACAACAATTTAG
- the rplK gene encoding 50S ribosomal protein L11, which yields MAQKVTGYIKLQIEAGKATPAPPVGPALGQKGVNIMAFTKEFNERTKNQMGYVIPVVITVYADRSFSFITKTPPAAVLIKKAAGINTASGKPNKEKVASLTAAQVEEIAKTKMPDLNAASLEAACSMVRGTCRSMGVTVEG from the coding sequence ATGGCACAGAAAGTTACTGGCTACATTAAGCTGCAGATCGAGGCCGGCAAGGCAACTCCGGCTCCCCCTGTTGGCCCTGCTCTGGGTCAGAAGGGTGTCAACATCATGGCATTCACCAAGGAGTTCAACGAGCGTACCAAGAACCAGATGGGTTATGTGATCCCCGTCGTCATCACTGTGTATGCTGACCGCTCCTTCAGCTTCATCACCAAGACTCCTCCGGCAGCCGTTCTGATCAAGAAGGCAGCTGGCATCAACACCGCTTCCGGCAAGCCCAACAAGGAAAAGGTCGCTTCTCTGACCGCCGCTCAGGTGGAAGAGATCGCCAAGACCAAGATGCCCGACCTGAACGCTGCTTCTCTGGAAGCTGCATGCAGCATGGTTCGCGGCACCTGCCGTTCCATGGGTGTCACCGTCGAGGGCTGA
- a CDS encoding D-alanine--D-alanine ligase family protein — MQSEKMCVVLLFGGMSSEHEVSRVSVGNFVNNIDREKYEVLTVGITKEGRWLYTEATAAQMADGSWEELAGNMACVISPDRADHGMILFTPEGHVEKVHVDVVIPVLHGLWGEDGTVQGLLELAGIPYVGCGVLASAVCMDKAVANALFEANGVPHTRWLAADRWEIESDLEGVCEGVEKKLGWPVFVKPANAGSSVGISKVSSRDELKKAIDLALENDRKVVFEAFVDGQEVECAVIGSDPAVATRPGEILAGAEFYTYDDKYKNGVSQTVIPAHLPEAKLDEVKTYAAMAYTALNCEGLARCDFFVEKGTGRVLINEINTFPGFTSISMYPKLMEHEGLPVPQLIDRLIALALERKEKQHG, encoded by the coding sequence ATGCAGTCTGAAAAAATGTGCGTTGTGCTGCTGTTCGGCGGTATGTCCAGCGAGCACGAGGTCAGCCGCGTTTCTGTGGGCAACTTCGTCAACAACATTGACCGTGAAAAATATGAGGTGCTCACTGTGGGCATCACCAAGGAGGGCCGCTGGCTGTACACCGAGGCCACGGCCGCCCAGATGGCCGATGGCAGCTGGGAAGAGCTGGCAGGCAACATGGCCTGCGTCATCAGTCCGGACCGCGCCGACCACGGCATGATCCTGTTCACCCCGGAAGGCCATGTGGAAAAAGTGCATGTGGATGTGGTCATCCCGGTGCTCCATGGCCTGTGGGGCGAGGATGGCACGGTGCAGGGCCTGCTGGAGCTGGCCGGCATCCCCTACGTGGGCTGCGGCGTGCTGGCAAGCGCGGTGTGCATGGACAAAGCCGTGGCCAATGCTCTGTTCGAGGCCAACGGTGTGCCCCACACCAGATGGCTGGCTGCCGACCGCTGGGAGATCGAGTCCGATCTGGAAGGCGTGTGCGAGGGTGTGGAAAAGAAGCTGGGCTGGCCCGTGTTCGTCAAGCCCGCAAACGCCGGTTCCAGCGTGGGCATCTCCAAGGTGTCCAGCCGTGACGAGCTGAAAAAGGCCATCGACCTTGCACTGGAAAACGACCGCAAGGTGGTGTTTGAAGCCTTTGTGGACGGACAGGAAGTGGAGTGCGCCGTGATCGGCTCCGACCCCGCCGTGGCTACCCGTCCGGGCGAGATCCTTGCCGGTGCCGAGTTCTATACCTACGACGACAAGTACAAGAACGGCGTGAGCCAGACCGTCATTCCGGCTCACCTGCCGGAAGCAAAGCTGGACGAGGTGAAGACCTACGCCGCCATGGCCTACACTGCCCTGAACTGCGAGGGCCTTGCCCGCTGCGATTTCTTTGTGGAAAAGGGTACTGGCCGGGTGCTGATCAACGAGATCAACACCTTCCCGGGCTTCACGTCCATCAGCATGTACCCCAAGCTGATGGAGCACGAGGGCCTGCCGGTGCCGCAGCTCATCGACCGGCTGATCGCGCTGGCGCTGGAAAGGAAGGAAAAGCAGCATGGATAA
- the rplL gene encoding 50S ribosomal protein L7/L12, with protein MASEKITAIIDSVKELSVLELKELIDAYCEEFGVSAVAAAAPAAAGAAAAAEEEKTEFDVILAEAGATKMQVIKLVKEITGLGLKEAKAIVDGAPKAVKEKVSKAEAEDIQKKLTEAGAKVEVK; from the coding sequence ATGGCTTCTGAGAAGATTACTGCCATCATCGACTCCGTTAAGGAGCTGTCCGTTCTGGAGCTGAAGGAACTGATCGACGCTTACTGCGAAGAGTTCGGTGTTTCCGCTGTTGCTGCTGCTGCTCCCGCTGCTGCTGGCGCTGCTGCTGCCGCTGAGGAAGAGAAGACTGAGTTCGATGTCATCCTGGCTGAGGCTGGCGCTACCAAGATGCAGGTCATCAAGCTGGTGAAGGAGATCACCGGTCTGGGCCTGAAGGAAGCTAAGGCTATCGTCGATGGCGCTCCCAAGGCTGTCAAGGAGAAGGTCTCCAAGGCTGAGGCTGAGGACATCCAGAAGAAGCTGACCGAGGCTGGCGCTAAGGTCGAGGTCAAGTAA
- the rpmG gene encoding 50S ribosomal protein L33, with protein MTVKITLACTECKQRNYNTTKNKKNNPDRLEMKKYCRFCKKHTVHRETK; from the coding sequence ATGACCGTTAAAATCACTCTGGCCTGCACCGAGTGCAAGCAGCGCAACTACAACACCACGAAGAACAAGAAGAACAACCCCGATCGTCTCGAGATGAAGAAGTATTGCCGTTTCTGCAAGAAGCACACCGTTCATCGCGAAACCAAGTAA
- the nusG gene encoding transcription termination/antitermination protein NusG, whose protein sequence is MEEQSNEALWYVVHTYSGYENKVANDLQTMVENRHLQDLICDIKVPVEMVPEIDKNGKQKMVEHKLFPGYVLVKMVMNDDTWYVVRNTRGCTGFVGPASKPVPLSAEEVEKMGVEKAAPLAVDFNVGDTVQITAGPLEGFMGLVEEIDTENFKVKLKVNMFGRETPAEVEIGQVELP, encoded by the coding sequence ATGGAAGAACAATCCAATGAGGCACTTTGGTATGTAGTGCATACCTATTCCGGCTATGAGAACAAGGTCGCGAACGACCTGCAGACCATGGTGGAGAACCGTCATCTGCAGGATCTGATCTGCGATATCAAGGTTCCCGTCGAGATGGTTCCCGAAATTGACAAGAATGGCAAGCAGAAGATGGTGGAGCACAAGCTCTTCCCCGGCTACGTTCTGGTCAAAATGGTGATGAACGACGATACTTGGTACGTGGTGCGCAATACGCGCGGCTGCACCGGCTTCGTCGGTCCCGCATCCAAGCCCGTTCCCCTCTCTGCTGAAGAAGTAGAGAAGATGGGCGTGGAAAAGGCTGCACCTTTGGCAGTCGACTTCAACGTCGGCGACACCGTGCAGATCACCGCCGGTCCTCTGGAAGGCTTTATGGGCCTTGTGGAGGAGATCGATACCGAGAACTTCAAAGTGAAGCTCAAGGTCAACATGTTCGGCCGCGAGACCCCCGCAGAGGTGGAGATCGGTCAGGTCGAGCTGCCGTAA
- the secE gene encoding preprotein translocase subunit SecE yields the protein MADKTENKPGFVARAKAAVKNFFGKCAKFFRDTKSELKKVVWPSKEDVKTNTVVVLVTVAIAAVVMILLDAIFGGILGLIIGA from the coding sequence ATGGCAGACAAAACCGAGAACAAGCCGGGCTTTGTGGCCAGAGCAAAGGCCGCTGTGAAGAACTTCTTTGGCAAGTGTGCCAAGTTCTTCCGCGACACCAAGAGCGAGCTGAAGAAGGTGGTGTGGCCGTCCAAAGAGGACGTTAAGACCAACACCGTCGTCGTGCTCGTGACCGTCGCCATCGCAGCGGTCGTGATGATCCTGCTGGATGCCATCTTCGGCGGCATCCTGGGCCTGATCATCGGCGCCTGA
- a CDS encoding Fur family transcriptional regulator: MARSDGYNTKTRQLILDYLINNRQHAVSASNILEHLEEQGASPNPTTVYRYLDKLAGEQRIMKYVADKGEKAVFQYVDEGRHCREHLHLKCVQCGRIYHLDCHFMDEVRAHLMAEHGFTLQCEGSVLYGLCRHCAQKEEQSDSDGQTAQKCACCVDTDKKP, encoded by the coding sequence ATGGCACGAAGCGACGGCTACAATACCAAGACCCGTCAACTGATTTTAGATTATCTCATCAACAACCGGCAGCACGCGGTGAGTGCTTCCAACATTCTGGAGCATCTGGAAGAGCAGGGCGCAAGCCCCAACCCCACCACGGTGTACCGCTATCTGGACAAGCTGGCCGGGGAGCAGCGCATCATGAAATACGTTGCCGACAAGGGCGAAAAAGCCGTGTTCCAGTACGTGGACGAGGGCCGCCACTGCCGGGAGCATCTGCACCTCAAGTGCGTACAGTGCGGGCGCATCTATCATCTGGACTGCCACTTCATGGACGAGGTGCGCGCCCACCTGATGGCAGAGCATGGCTTTACCCTGCAGTGCGAGGGCAGCGTTCTGTATGGTTTGTGCCGCCACTGCGCCCAAAAAGAGGAACAGTCCGACTCTGATGGTCAAACCGCACAAAAATGCGCCTGCTGTGTTGACACGGACAAAAAGCCGTGA
- the murI gene encoding glutamate racemase yields MDNRPIGVFDSGLGGLTGVRELRKRLPHEEIIYFGDTGRVPYGSRSPETILQYARQDVAFLLSKNVKCIMAACGTVSSTYPAAEAAKLPVPYLGVVDAAAREAAFATRNRRIGVIGTAATIRSRSYEKLLRQLVPGVEITAQACPLFVPLVEAGYVDHSEESRQQVTKLVIAQYLTEVREAGVDTLILGCTHYPLLKTMIGEFMGQSVTLVDPAKTAAHHLEQMLSERGLRAAQEHEGQAHFYVSDVPDSFVQTADLFLGEYKGGPVDQIAIDKY; encoded by the coding sequence ATGGATAACCGCCCGATCGGCGTATTCGACAGCGGCCTTGGCGGCCTGACCGGTGTGCGGGAGCTGCGCAAGCGCCTGCCCCACGAGGAGATCATCTATTTTGGCGATACCGGCCGCGTGCCCTATGGCAGCCGCAGCCCGGAGACCATCCTGCAGTATGCCCGTCAGGACGTGGCATTCCTGCTTTCTAAAAATGTAAAGTGCATCATGGCGGCCTGCGGCACCGTGTCCAGTACCTACCCGGCTGCAGAAGCGGCAAAGCTGCCGGTGCCCTATCTGGGTGTGGTGGATGCTGCCGCCCGGGAAGCAGCCTTTGCTACCCGCAACCGCCGCATCGGCGTGATCGGCACCGCTGCCACCATCCGCTCCCGCAGCTACGAAAAGCTGCTGCGTCAGCTGGTGCCGGGGGTAGAGATTACCGCGCAGGCCTGCCCGCTGTTCGTGCCGCTGGTGGAGGCCGGTTACGTGGACCACAGCGAGGAGAGCCGACAGCAGGTGACGAAGCTGGTGATCGCTCAGTATCTGACCGAGGTGCGTGAGGCCGGTGTGGACACCCTGATTTTGGGCTGCACCCACTACCCGCTGCTCAAGACCATGATCGGCGAGTTCATGGGCCAGAGCGTGACGCTGGTGGATCCGGCCAAGACCGCCGCCCACCATCTGGAACAGATGCTCTCCGAGCGCGGCCTGCGCGCTGCACAGGAGCACGAGGGTCAGGCGCACTTCTACGTGAGCGATGTGCCGGACAGCTTTGTGCAGACGGCAGACCTGTTCCTGGGCGAGTACAAGGGCGGCCCGGTGGATCAGATCGCCATTGATAAATATTGA
- the asnB gene encoding asparagine synthase B: MCCVMGYTGHDLSAAKFKEYLLRTVMRGPDDQRVVEGPFGLMGFGRLAIMGLTPEGMQPFYRGADCVVCNGELYGFRFEKEILKRRGYKFQSDCDCEILLPLYYEYGLDMFRHMDSEFALIMYDSRKDRLIAARDPIGIRPLFYGYSKSSHQIAFASEMQNLIGWCDDIRPFPIGSYYCDGRFVRYEDIADVPAPMQDDMDTVLRNIREKLIAGVEKRLDADAPVGFLLSGGLDSSLVCSIAAKKLGKPIRTFAIGMDTDAIDLKYARQTAEYLGSEHHEIIINRDMVINSLEEVIRLLGTWDITTIRASMGMYLLCKAIHEQTDVRVLLTGEISDELFGYKYTDYAPTADAFQQESQKRIRELYMYDVLRADRCISSNSIEARVPFGDLDFVRYVMAIDPEKKLNSYGKGKYLLRKAFEGDWLPPEILWREKAAFSDAVGHSMVDDIKEYAESLYTDEEFQLRRANYSAHCMPFTKESLFYREIFEKYYHDQSRTIVGFWMPNKAWPNCNVNDPSARVLANYGASGV; encoded by the coding sequence ATGTGTTGTGTTATGGGCTATACCGGGCACGATCTGAGTGCCGCCAAATTCAAGGAATACCTGCTGCGCACGGTCATGCGCGGCCCGGACGACCAACGTGTGGTGGAAGGGCCTTTTGGTCTGATGGGCTTTGGCCGCCTTGCCATCATGGGCCTGACGCCGGAAGGCATGCAGCCGTTCTACCGCGGTGCCGACTGTGTGGTGTGCAACGGCGAGCTGTACGGCTTCCGCTTTGAGAAAGAGATCCTCAAACGCCGCGGCTACAAGTTCCAGTCCGACTGCGACTGCGAGATCCTGCTGCCGCTGTACTATGAGTACGGTCTGGATATGTTCCGCCACATGGACTCCGAGTTCGCGCTTATCATGTACGATTCCCGCAAGGACCGGCTCATCGCCGCCCGCGACCCCATCGGCATCCGTCCGCTGTTCTACGGCTACTCCAAGTCCAGCCACCAGATCGCATTCGCCTCCGAGATGCAGAACCTCATTGGCTGGTGCGACGACATCCGGCCCTTCCCCATTGGCAGCTACTACTGCGATGGCCGCTTCGTCCGCTATGAGGACATTGCCGATGTGCCCGCCCCCATGCAGGACGACATGGACACCGTGCTGCGGAACATCCGCGAAAAGCTGATCGCAGGCGTAGAGAAGCGTCTGGACGCAGATGCCCCTGTGGGCTTCCTGCTCTCCGGCGGTCTGGATTCCTCGCTGGTGTGCTCCATTGCCGCCAAGAAGCTTGGCAAGCCCATCCGCACCTTTGCCATTGGCATGGACACCGATGCCATTGATCTGAAATATGCGCGCCAGACCGCAGAATATCTGGGCAGCGAGCACCACGAGATCATCATCAACCGGGATATGGTCATCAACAGTCTGGAAGAGGTCATCCGCCTGCTGGGCACCTGGGACATCACCACCATCCGCGCCAGCATGGGCATGTACCTGCTGTGCAAGGCCATCCACGAGCAAACCGATGTCCGCGTGCTGCTGACCGGTGAGATCTCCGATGAGCTGTTCGGCTACAAGTACACCGACTACGCCCCCACCGCCGATGCCTTCCAGCAGGAGAGCCAGAAGCGCATCCGTGAGCTGTACATGTACGATGTGCTGCGCGCCGACCGCTGCATCTCCTCCAACAGCATCGAGGCCCGCGTGCCCTTTGGTGATCTGGATTTTGTGCGTTACGTCATGGCCATTGACCCGGAAAAGAAGCTGAACAGCTACGGCAAGGGCAAGTATCTGCTGCGCAAGGCCTTTGAGGGCGATTGGCTGCCGCCGGAGATCCTGTGGCGCGAAAAGGCCGCCTTCTCGGATGCTGTAGGCCACAGCATGGTGGACGATATCAAAGAGTATGCCGAAAGCCTTTACACCGACGAGGAGTTCCAGCTGCGCCGGGCAAACTATTCGGCCCACTGCATGCCGTTCACCAAGGAAAGCCTGTTTTACCGTGAAATTTTTGAGAAGTACTACCACGACCAGAGCCGCACCATCGTGGGCTTCTGGATGCCCAACAAGGCATGGCCGAACTGCAACGTCAACGACCCCTCTGCCCGCGTGCTGGCAAACTACGGTGCTTCCGGCGTGTAA
- the rplJ gene encoding 50S ribosomal protein L10, whose protein sequence is MPSAKILSEKQAYVADLKAKFESAVSGCVVAYGGINVENDTKLRKELREAGVDYMVVKNTMLRLAVKGTSLEGLAEQFKGDTAIAFAHEADPMSAARILCKYQDGDKSKKFVVKAGFMEGKVMDAAETNAIAKLPNREGMLSMFAGALTSTLSGLAVAMQAYADKQEEPAA, encoded by the coding sequence ATGCCCAGTGCAAAGATTCTTTCTGAAAAGCAGGCTTATGTCGCTGATCTGAAGGCAAAGTTTGAGAGTGCGGTTTCCGGCTGCGTCGTCGCTTACGGCGGCATTAACGTCGAGAACGACACCAAGCTCCGTAAGGAGCTGCGTGAGGCAGGCGTCGATTACATGGTCGTGAAGAACACCATGCTGCGTCTGGCTGTCAAGGGTACCTCTCTGGAGGGCCTGGCTGAGCAGTTCAAGGGCGATACCGCTATCGCTTTTGCTCACGAAGCGGATCCCATGTCCGCTGCCCGCATCCTGTGCAAGTATCAGGATGGCGATAAGTCCAAGAAGTTCGTCGTGAAGGCTGGCTTCATGGAAGGCAAGGTCATGGACGCTGCCGAGACCAACGCAATCGCAAAGCTGCCCAACCGCGAAGGCATGCTGTCCATGTTCGCAGGCGCCCTCACCAGCACTCTGTCTGGTCTGGCCGTTGCAATGCAGGCTTATGCCGACAAGCAGGAGGAGCCTGCAGCCTGA
- a CDS encoding DUF1934 domain-containing protein, with protein sequence MSKPLKEDYIIRIKSRIEQHVKEPVEQEEKEEFVELMTRGQFVQKGGSYYITYKETETTGYEGCTTTLKIAADGSRVAMLRFGKGGGAGTQLLIEKGKRNLCHYETGYGSMTLGVTADEIECGLTEKGGTAKFGYLLDANSAELVSRNRLEVTVTHVN encoded by the coding sequence GTGAGCAAACCGCTGAAGGAAGATTATATCATCCGCATCAAGAGCCGCATTGAGCAGCATGTGAAAGAGCCTGTGGAGCAGGAAGAAAAGGAAGAGTTTGTGGAGCTGATGACCCGCGGCCAGTTCGTGCAGAAGGGCGGCAGCTACTACATTACCTATAAAGAGACCGAGACCACCGGCTACGAGGGCTGCACCACCACCCTGAAAATTGCCGCCGACGGCAGCCGCGTGGCGATGTTGCGGTTTGGCAAGGGCGGCGGGGCCGGAACCCAGCTGCTGATCGAAAAAGGCAAGCGCAACCTCTGCCACTACGAGACAGGCTACGGCTCCATGACGCTGGGCGTGACCGCCGACGAGATCGAGTGCGGCCTGACCGAGAAGGGCGGCACCGCAAAGTTCGGCTACCTGCTGGACGCCAACAGCGCCGAGCTTGTGAGCCGCAACCGCCTTGAAGTGACCGTGACCCACGTAAACTGA
- a CDS encoding GntR family transcriptional regulator has product MKEMESQTKTSLKLQAYQYLKTKILNCEYRPNEFLNEQKLCAEMGNISRTPMRDALGRLEQEGLITILPKKGLMVSGITEEDVHSMFEMRLLVEPYALRTYGSGIPREQLETFAELMHHPDSITDFCESDDEFHELLMSTLPNKYLRSAYDRITGLNTRFRIMTGKVSMINQEQTCDEHLEILDAALADNWDSAADSLQRHLELARDKAESVIKVIRLW; this is encoded by the coding sequence ATGAAAGAAATGGAGTCGCAGACCAAAACGAGCCTGAAGCTGCAGGCATACCAGTACCTTAAGACCAAGATCCTGAACTGCGAGTACCGGCCCAACGAGTTTTTGAACGAGCAGAAGCTTTGTGCCGAGATGGGCAACATCAGCCGCACCCCCATGCGGGATGCTCTTGGCCGCTTGGAGCAGGAAGGCCTGATCACCATTCTGCCCAAGAAGGGCCTGATGGTTTCCGGCATCACCGAGGAGGACGTGCACAGCATGTTCGAGATGCGCCTGCTGGTGGAGCCTTACGCCCTGCGTACTTATGGCAGCGGCATCCCGCGGGAACAGCTGGAGACATTTGCCGAGTTGATGCATCACCCGGACAGCATCACCGACTTCTGCGAGTCGGACGATGAGTTCCACGAACTGCTCATGAGCACTTTGCCCAACAAGTACCTGCGTTCGGCGTATGACCGCATCACCGGTCTGAACACCCGCTTCCGCATCATGACCGGCAAGGTGAGCATGATCAATCAGGAGCAGACCTGTGACGAACATCTGGAAATTCTGGATGCCGCTTTGGCCGACAACTGGGACAGTGCGGCAGATTCCCTGCAGCGCCATCTGGAGCTGGCCCGCGATAAGGCTGAAAGTGTGATCAAGGTCATCCGGCTGTGGTAA